From Streptomyces sp. NBC_01460, a single genomic window includes:
- a CDS encoding class I SAM-dependent methyltransferase gives MSTVTPAPGPGPAAWATDPYARALSRGRGPLFLRRADGWLLPLDVERWCADADDADLSALRRSEGPVIDIGCGPGRLVAALAARGHRALGIDVSEAAIGHTQRLGGSALRRSVFEPLPGEGRWGTALLIDGNIGIGGDPRALLRRVAALLAPGGLLITEAAAHDVDEQVQVRLDDGRGTAGATPHFPWARVGVSALLAYARSDGWKAADQWEADSRPFLALRRARTVRSTNQRADTANSAAVISSQFPRNLPDDIPLASS, from the coding sequence ATGAGCACGGTGACACCCGCCCCGGGCCCGGGCCCCGCCGCCTGGGCGACCGACCCGTACGCCCGCGCGCTGAGCAGGGGCCGCGGCCCGCTCTTCCTGCGCCGGGCGGACGGCTGGCTGCTGCCGCTGGACGTCGAACGCTGGTGCGCGGACGCCGACGACGCCGACCTGTCGGCGCTGCGCCGCAGCGAGGGCCCGGTCATCGACATCGGCTGCGGTCCGGGCCGGCTGGTCGCGGCGCTGGCCGCACGAGGGCACCGCGCCCTGGGCATCGACGTGAGCGAGGCGGCCATCGGACACACCCAGCGGCTCGGCGGATCGGCGCTCCGCCGGAGCGTGTTCGAACCGCTGCCGGGCGAAGGACGCTGGGGCACCGCTCTGCTCATCGACGGCAACATCGGGATCGGCGGCGACCCCCGGGCGCTGCTCCGCCGCGTCGCGGCCCTGCTGGCACCGGGGGGCCTCCTCATCACCGAGGCGGCCGCGCACGACGTGGACGAGCAGGTGCAGGTGCGGCTCGACGACGGCCGGGGGACGGCGGGGGCCACCCCCCACTTCCCCTGGGCCAGGGTCGGTGTGTCCGCCCTCCTCGCGTACGCGCGGTCCGACGGCTGGAAGGCAGCCGATCAGTGGGAGGCCGACAGCCGCCCCTTCCTCGCCCTGCGGCGCGCCCGCACCGTGCGCAGCACGAACCAGAGGGCCGACACGGCGAACAGCGCGGCCGTGATCAGCAGCCAGTTCCCCAGGAACCTGCCGGACGACATCCCGCTCGCCAGCTCGTAA